A region of Epinephelus fuscoguttatus linkage group LG1, E.fuscoguttatus.final_Chr_v1 DNA encodes the following proteins:
- the anks1ab gene encoding ankyrin repeat and SAM domain-containing protein 1A isoform X9, with the protein MTGHTGDVFNCPDTGCLIARMDVLTIEKIMNLIGAGIETSKKKQPTTSSDGACGKALDQPVGEWLEHVGLPQYESKFLLNGFDDLRFMGSNVMEDQDLRDIGITDPGHRKKILHAARSLPKVKALGCDGSTSLVSWLDGLGLHEYLPNFLSSGYRTLECVKNLWELEIVNVIKIGPLGHRKRIIASLAERPYEEAPSKSRRLSPIMFHDLLSQTTSPLSQMDPYTSRSMDMLLPLAESDRRRRGVDQDVCSVSLRSYSERPRSVDRQSERHKESRLNLRPPSHSATYATVSAWHHQPEKLILDSCGYEATYLGSMIIRDLRGIESTQDACAKIRKSKDSRKGPVVILSITYRGVKFIDAATKTIVAEHEIRNISCAAQDPDDLCTFAYITKDLKSGHHFCHVFSTVEVTQTYEIILTLGQAFEVAYQMAMQSRARHYVPPTSLTSEVIETKTSRPVSQSWSSMRRSAGAPLLECRCCHCHTCTTHRPSFLPLHSVSPGVQIDPLEMDADMQSLGSTTWLLDQRDSHRRPVSTKYETTIF; encoded by the exons ATGGGGCCTGTGGTAAAGCCCTGGACCAGCCGGTCGGAGAGTGGCTGGAGCACGTGGGGCTGCCGCAGTACGAGAGCAAGTTCCTGCTCAATGGCTTCGACGACCTACGATTCATG GGAAGTAACGTGATGGAGGACCAGGATCTCAGAGACATCGGGATCACTGACCCAGGACACAGAAAGAAAATCCTCCATGCGGCACGCAGCTTGCCTAAG GTAAAAGCACTGGGCTGTGATGGCAGCACATCTCTTGTCTCCTGGCTGGACGGCCTCGGCCTGCATGAATATCTGCCCAACTTTCTTTCAAGTGGCTACCGCACACTGGAGTGTGTCAAGAACCTGTGGGAGCTGGAGATTGTCAAT GTTATTAAGATTGGTCCCCTGGGCCACAGGAAGAGGATCATCGCCTCTCTAGCAGAGAGACCCTATGAAGAGGCGCCATCGAAGTCCCGCCGTCTGTCCCCAATTATG TTCCATGACCTCCTGTCCCAGACGACATCTCCACTCAGTCAGATGGACCCCTACACCAGTCGCTCCATGGACATGCTCCTGCCCTTGGCTGAGTCGGACCGGAGGCGGAGAGGAGTTGACCAAGATGTGTGTAGTGTTTCTCTGCGTTCATATAGTGAGAGGCCGCGCTCTGTA GACAGACAGAGTGAACGGCACAAAGAGTCTCGTCTAAACCTCCGGCCGCCGAGCCATTCTGCTACCTACGCCACGGTGTCCGCCTGGCATCACCAGCCTGAGAAGCTAATCCTGGACTCCTGCGGGTATGAGGCAACC TACCTAGGATCAATGATAATCAGGGATCTACGAGGGATTGAGTCCACACAAGATGCCTGTGCTAAAATTAGG AAATCAAAGGACTCCAGAAAAGGTCCGGTCGTCATACTGTCCATTACCTATAGAGGGGTCAAGTTTATTGATGCAGCCACGAAG ACTATAGTTGCGGAGCATGAGATCAGGAACATTTCCTGCGCCGCCCAGGACCCAGATGACCTCTGTACTTTTGCTTACATTACCAAGGATCTGAAGAGTGGCCACCACTTCTGTCACGTCTTCAGCACTGTGGAAGTA aCGCAGACCTACGAGATCATCCTGACACTGGGACAGGCGTTTGAGGTGGCCTATCAGATGGCGATGCAGTCCAGGGCGAGACACTATGTCCCACCTACATCTCTGACCTCAGAGgtcatagagaccaaaaccagccGTCCTGTATCTCAGTCGTGGAGCAGCATGCGGAGATCAGCA GGTGCCCCTCTGCTCGAATGCCGctgctgtcactgtcacacGTGTACTACCCACcgtccttccttcctcccgttGCACTCTGTTAGCCCTGGAGTCCAG ATCGACCCCCTGGAGATGGACGCAGACATGCAGTCCCTGGGCAGCACCACCTGGCTCTTGGACCAGCGGGACTCCCACAGGCGCCCCGTCAGCACCAAGTACGAGACTACCATATTCTGA
- the anks1ab gene encoding ankyrin repeat and SAM domain-containing protein 1A isoform X10: MGLSQSFTNGACGKALDQPVGEWLEHVGLPQYESKFLLNGFDDLRFMGSNVMEDQDLRDIGITDPGHRKKILHAARSLPKVKALGCDGSTSLVSWLDGLGLHEYLPNFLSSGYRTLECVKNLWELEIVNVIKIGPLGHRKRIIASLAERPYEEAPSKSRRLSPIMFHDLLSQTTSPLSQMDPYTSRSMDMLLPLAESDRRRRGVDQDVCSVSLRSYSERPRSVDRQSERHKESRLNLRPPSHSATYATVSAWHHQPEKLILDSCGYEATYLGSMIIRDLRGIESTQDACAKIRKSKDSRKGPVVILSITYRGVKFIDAATKTIVAEHEIRNISCAAQDPDDLCTFAYITKDLKSGHHFCHVFSTVEVTQTYEIILTLGQAFEVAYQMAMQSRARHYVPPTSLTSEVIETKTSRPVSQSWSSMRRSAGAPLLECRCCHCHTCTTHRPSFLPLHSVSPGVQIDPLEMDADMQSLGSTTWLLDQRDSHRRPVSTKYETTIF, from the exons ATGGGACTCAGCCAGAGCTTTACAA ATGGGGCCTGTGGTAAAGCCCTGGACCAGCCGGTCGGAGAGTGGCTGGAGCACGTGGGGCTGCCGCAGTACGAGAGCAAGTTCCTGCTCAATGGCTTCGACGACCTACGATTCATG GGAAGTAACGTGATGGAGGACCAGGATCTCAGAGACATCGGGATCACTGACCCAGGACACAGAAAGAAAATCCTCCATGCGGCACGCAGCTTGCCTAAG GTAAAAGCACTGGGCTGTGATGGCAGCACATCTCTTGTCTCCTGGCTGGACGGCCTCGGCCTGCATGAATATCTGCCCAACTTTCTTTCAAGTGGCTACCGCACACTGGAGTGTGTCAAGAACCTGTGGGAGCTGGAGATTGTCAAT GTTATTAAGATTGGTCCCCTGGGCCACAGGAAGAGGATCATCGCCTCTCTAGCAGAGAGACCCTATGAAGAGGCGCCATCGAAGTCCCGCCGTCTGTCCCCAATTATG TTCCATGACCTCCTGTCCCAGACGACATCTCCACTCAGTCAGATGGACCCCTACACCAGTCGCTCCATGGACATGCTCCTGCCCTTGGCTGAGTCGGACCGGAGGCGGAGAGGAGTTGACCAAGATGTGTGTAGTGTTTCTCTGCGTTCATATAGTGAGAGGCCGCGCTCTGTA GACAGACAGAGTGAACGGCACAAAGAGTCTCGTCTAAACCTCCGGCCGCCGAGCCATTCTGCTACCTACGCCACGGTGTCCGCCTGGCATCACCAGCCTGAGAAGCTAATCCTGGACTCCTGCGGGTATGAGGCAACC TACCTAGGATCAATGATAATCAGGGATCTACGAGGGATTGAGTCCACACAAGATGCCTGTGCTAAAATTAGG AAATCAAAGGACTCCAGAAAAGGTCCGGTCGTCATACTGTCCATTACCTATAGAGGGGTCAAGTTTATTGATGCAGCCACGAAG ACTATAGTTGCGGAGCATGAGATCAGGAACATTTCCTGCGCCGCCCAGGACCCAGATGACCTCTGTACTTTTGCTTACATTACCAAGGATCTGAAGAGTGGCCACCACTTCTGTCACGTCTTCAGCACTGTGGAAGTA aCGCAGACCTACGAGATCATCCTGACACTGGGACAGGCGTTTGAGGTGGCCTATCAGATGGCGATGCAGTCCAGGGCGAGACACTATGTCCCACCTACATCTCTGACCTCAGAGgtcatagagaccaaaaccagccGTCCTGTATCTCAGTCGTGGAGCAGCATGCGGAGATCAGCA GGTGCCCCTCTGCTCGAATGCCGctgctgtcactgtcacacGTGTACTACCCACcgtccttccttcctcccgttGCACTCTGTTAGCCCTGGAGTCCAG ATCGACCCCCTGGAGATGGACGCAGACATGCAGTCCCTGGGCAGCACCACCTGGCTCTTGGACCAGCGGGACTCCCACAGGCGCCCCGTCAGCACCAAGTACGAGACTACCATATTCTGA